A section of the Salvelinus alpinus chromosome 36, SLU_Salpinus.1, whole genome shotgun sequence genome encodes:
- the LOC139565171 gene encoding cytochrome c oxidase assembly factor 3 homolog, mitochondrial-like, with translation MAAEGVGEIASKEQLTAAQKQVLRKRQDLDYWKKNALKIRSRNRITGLAIGAFVIGMFSYTILSVKQERIMEDIDNEAKINYIRGPRTGTNS, from the exons ATGGCGGCTGAAGGAGTTGGAGAGATCGCTTCTAAGGAGCAACTTACAGCGGCACAGAAACAAGTTCTCAGGAAAAGACAAGATCTCGACTATTGGAAGAAAAACGCGCTAAAAATACGTAGTCGCAACCGCATAACTGGACTAGCTATCGGGGCGTTTGTCATCGGCATGT TCAGCTACACTATCCTCTCAGTGAAGCAGGAGAGGATCATGGAGGACATTGATAACGAGGCCAAGATAAATTACATCAGAGGCCCCAGGACCGGGACCAACTCTTAA